The genomic DNA GCCAGATGACCCCTGCCGGGGTCATCCCTTCGGGACAGACGGCAACTTCTGGGGTGCTTCCTGCGGGCCAGATGGTCCAGTCAGGGGTTCTCCCCATTGGCCAGACGGCCCCATCGGGGGTTCTCCCCGCTGGGCTGACGGCCCCCTCGCGGGTTCTGTCTGCGGGCCAGACGGTCCCGCTGAGGGTTCTGCCTGCAGGCCAGGTCGTCCCACCGGGGCTCCTTTCTCCCAACCAGACGGTCTCGTCGGGTGTTCTCCCTGTGAACCAGGGTATTAATTCCGGTGTTCTGCAGCTCAGCCAGCCTGTCATGTCAGGAGTGCTGCCTGTGGGCCAGCCAGTGAGGCCTGGAGTCCTGCAACTGAATCAGCCTGTGAGCACCAACATCCTGCCTGCAGGTCAGCCAGTTAGACCTGGCGCTTCTCAGAACACCACTTtcctcacgtcaggctctattCTCAGACAGCTGATACCTACAGGGAAACAGGTGAATGGGATTCCCACGTACACACTTGCCCCCGTATCTGTCACTTTGCCTGTGCCTCCAGGAGGTGTTGcaactgtccccccaccccaggtgcccaTCCAGCTCCTGCAGTCGGGCACAGCTGCACAGATGGCCAGTTCCATGGCCAGCATGCCCTCTCCTCCAGTGGTGGTGAATGCCACTCAGAATATGTTTGTTCAGGCGTCTCCATCTGTGGCAGAGGCCAGTCAGGCGCTCAAACAGGCGAAGCAGTGGAAAACCTGTCCGGTCTGTAATGAGCTCTTCCCTTCCAATGTCTACCAGGTTCATATGGAAGTGGCTCATAAGCATAGTGAGTCCAAATCTGCTGAAAAATTGGAGCCTGAAAAGCTGGCAGCGTGTGCGCCGTTTTTAAAGTGGATGAGAGAGAAAACCGTTCGCTGTCTCTCTTGTAAGTGCTTAGTGTCCGAGGAGGAGCTTATCCATCACTTGCTCATGCACGGCCTGGGGTGCTTGTTCTGTCCGTGCACTTTTCATGACATTAAAGGTCTTTCGGAGCACAGTAGGACTGTGCACCGAGGGAAGAAGAAGTTACCTGTGGATTATAGTAACAAAGGTTTTCAATTGGATATCGATGCTAATGGCAACCTGCTGTTTCCCCATCTTGACTTCATTACCATATTGCCAAAGGAGGAGCTTGGGGAGCGGGAAGTCTACTTGGCGATACTGGCGGGGATACACTCCAAGTCACTGGTGCCTGTGTATATAAAGGTGAGGCCCCAGACGGAGGGCGCCTCCGGGAGCCCCAGCAAACAGGCTCTGACTTGCCCCTTCTGCTTTGGCACCTTTGTGACGACGGAGGCATACGAGCTGCATTTGAAGGAGAGGCACCACATCACGCCAACGGTCCACACCATCCTGAAGTCTCCGGCCTTCAAGTGCATCCACTGCTGTGGGGTCTACACGGGCAACATGACCCTGGCAGCCATCGCCATCCACCTGCTGCGCTGCAGGAGTGCCCCAAAGGACAGCAGCTCAGACCTCCAGATCCAGCCTAGTTTTATTGAGAACAGCGAGCTGCTCTTGGTGAATGGGGAGGTGATCCACGACTCCAGTTTTTCTGTGAAGAGGAAGCTGCCCGATGGCCACTTTGGGACAGAAGACCAGAGGGACGTGGAGGAGCGGCCCCTCGTCATAAACACCGACGCAGCCCCGGCTCCCGAAAAGGTGACGAGTGCGGTGCcttttaaaagacaaaggaatGAAATCAGGACAGAGGGACCGCTCATTAGTGAGGATGCCCTTCAGATTTTAGCATTAAATCCTAAAAAATATGAAGACCGTTCTTACgaggaaaaaaagcaatttcttaGAGATTATTTCCACAAGAGACCATATCCTagtaaaaaggaaatagaacTTCTTTCCTCACTCTTGTGGGTGTGGAAGATTGATGTGGCTtcattttttggaaaaagaagatacatttgcatgaaagcaataaaaaatCACAAGCCTTCTGTGCTTTTAGGCTTTGATATGTCTGAACTTAAAAACGTTAAACACAGGTTGAACTTTGAGTTTGAGCCacaaaacttgtaaaaaaaaaaaaaataggaaatctgaaGTACTAGATATTTAGTAGTTTTTTcaattgagatttaaaaaaatgttattttcttcacTGTATGTTGAACTAATCAATTTCAGTGGTCTTTATGCTGCTCTTTAGATTTATTTCAGGTGCTCAGAAAGACTTCTATATAAAAGAAGTGAATAGTTGTTTCGGATTTATTGTTTCCTGCAGTTTGATTTTGTAacaattatttttagttcttccCTGTCATGTAAATTAAATCCTTGGCTCTTTCATGCACGTCTTGTTTCCTAGTAGTGTCAGTATCGTAGGATGAAAACTGAAACCtgtatgtttgtgttttcatGTAAGGAAATTTCAGCTTGTTTCAGAATACTTGATTAACTGCATTGATCTCCCTCAGTTAGCTTCACGTGTAGCAGCAAACGGTAAGCGCCGAGGCTGACAGAAGTGAGTACACACCCCTGTGATGTGTGTGCTTCCCTCAGGATGCACTGCGTTCACTTGCGCTGGTTTCTTCTTCTCAAGGTACTTGCTTTCTAGATTGTGATTCTGATTTACGTTTTTTCAAGTTTGTCCTAGCTGCTGTCTTTTATTACAACTCATAGAAAaccaaatgttttcctttgttaaaaatataCTGAACCTGAAGCTTGCTATTTAGCTCGTTAagagttattttcaaataaagcagTTTTGTAGGTGCGGAAATCCTTTTTAGTGTGGACTTCTCCCCTTTTTGATATGGTGGTAAGTCATTTCCCCGTTCAAAAGTAAGACAATACATTTTTAGTGCCTTTAGAGTAAATGCCGAACACACACTCAGACTCTCCTCCCAATCCAACTCTTCATAAACCAGTGAAAGGAAAGGACCATGTGACTCAGGAATAAAATTTTTACCCCTGAGTGTGGAAGCTAACTAGAGTGTAGACATAGGTTTTCAGAGAACGAAGCAATGAGTAGAGCAAGAGCTGTATCCGTGTTGCTGTATTACATCTTTGACAGTTTTCTAGAGGTAAACGTACTTGTTCTGGGGAGATGGGCTTTCCTCTAGCCCAGTTGTCTGGGTTAATGGGGTGGGGATTGCTGAAGAACTCCACTGTATTACTGTCCTTTGGACAGTTAAACCTCCAGGGTTTTTTTCCACACACACAATAACTAAAAGCACCAGAGCCAGCAATGGAGACCAGCCAGTTTTGACCTTAAATCATATTCCTGGTGGTACCCAGCAGAGGCACCTGTCCGACGTACTCAGAGGATATGACGGTCTCTGGGAAATAAGACAATGTTACTctatggattttaaaaagtagaattcttGCATGTAATTGCTATAATGTGCATTTTTGAGGCAATTGTGAAACTGGTCTGTGATTGTTGGTGTACTCTGTTGTAAATCCAAAAAGAGCttgttgaagtttattttttttttaacctattgtTTCAGAGtgtctattttgaattaaaatttgttATACCACTGCAAACAGAACTGTTTAATTCTTTTAACAGATGTGTCACTGTGACTTAGTAATCATCTAAATGTAGAAATACATACCACATTTGTTTGCTAAAAAACACTGCTTGTCGCTGTGAAAGTAGGTCAGGATAACCCCGAAGAGCTAGTTACCAGTGCCTCCACGGTACATGTGGCTAAATCCTCTTGACGTGTCTGTGATGTTGGCCTCTACCGTCAAATGGGATGTCAAGTAGCGTCGAACTCGCCTGTCCTGAGGCTGTGCTGGGGACTGTCCGTGTGGTGGAGGCCAGTCTGGAGGTGCCGACAGCAGCCGTTTACTGTGTGCAGCGGTGGGGGGAGCACCTGGCCCACCTTTGTTAAGTGATGTAAGTCAGGGTTTCTGTTAGCCTCTTGGGTAGTAATTCTTTGTTGGGGGTGACTGCCCTGTTCGGTGCGGTGTTGGGCTGGCACCCGTGGCCTCAGCTGCTCCAGTCACGgcactgccacccccccccccgcccccaccccgtcATAACAACCAAAGATGTCATTGAATCTGCCCTGATGAGAACCACTGTGACAGAGGAATTCTGATTTCTAATTGTGTTGTAGCTGTCGGTCAGCCTTTGATGCCAAGTCTCTGTGTGAACGCTTTTCTTTGATCTGTCCTCCACCCACACCAGCATGCTGCTTCCAGAGTGGGTCACTGCCTTGCTAATGGAATGGAGGTTTCTAATATGGTTGAGAGATCTGGATAAGTCCTCTTGGATTTCAGCCTCATGTTAAGGGtcatgaatgttttcttttctttctttctttcttttttttttaagttatttattttgagagagaacaaatgagcaggggaggggcagagagaaagggagagagagaatcccaagcaagcgctatgctatcagctcagagcccaacttggggctcagtcttgcagactgggatcatgacctgaaccaaaatcaagagtgagacacaaccgactgagccacccagggaccctgtgaatgtcttctttaaaaagctGCAGGTGAATGGTACAGGGCGGAGGCACGAGGTGGAGGCCAGCAGGAGGCCGGAGGGTGCTCCCACGGCGCTAACAGATGGCAGGTCTCCCAAGGCTGCAAGTGCAAATGGCACGGTGACTCCCAATAGCACGGTCATGGGAAAGATGTGCCTTTTGCCGCTTCTGTAACGTGGGCCAGAATCTGGATGGCAGACATCACCATGATGGAAGTGTGCAGGGTTGGGGCAGACAGGCCAGACAGAAGCAAAGGTGGCCATGTTCAAGGACAGTGCTGGATACAACAGCAGCATTGGTGCCTTAGTCCAAGAAGGGGAGCTGGCCCAGTGGCGTGGAGACCTGCATAGCGCAGGTGGTTCCAGGGAGCTCTTCGGGTCAGCCACCTGTGTGCTGACTCTTCCGCCCTTCACCTCCATCAGTGAGACCGAACTGCAGTCGGCGATGAAGCCAGTC from Prionailurus viverrinus isolate Anna chromosome D3, UM_Priviv_1.0, whole genome shotgun sequence includes the following:
- the ADNP2 gene encoding activity-dependent neuroprotector homeobox protein 2, which encodes MFQIPVENLDNIRKVRRKVKGILVDIGLDSCKELLKDLKGFDPGEKYFFNTSWGDISLWEPSGKKVRYRTKPYCCSLCKYSTKVLTSFKNHLHRYHEDEIDQELVIPCPNCVFSSQPKVVGRHFRMFHAPVRKVQNYTVNILGEPKSSRSDVISFTCLKCNFSNTLYYSMKKHVLVAHFHYLINSYFGLRTEETGEQPKTDESLSTEKMPPSDKYYCKKCNANASSQDALMYHILTSDIHRDLENKLRSVISEHIKKPGLLKQMHIAPKPVAPLAVPPNGGAPGIAATSPCFRLALPQNSQSQTVVQPVQGAVQPVTVASGTSGSLTHSPPAVAQSHVTLVSSPLPVGQSNLPLPPSAPQPVFLSHGVPLNQSANPPVLPLSQPVGPINKSVATGVLPLNQTIRPGAVSLSQPVGPINRPVGPGVLSVNRPAGPGVLPVSPSVTPGVLQAVSPGVISVSRTVPSGVLPAGQMTPAGVIPSGQTATSGVLPAGQMVQSGVLPIGQTAPSGVLPAGLTAPSRVLSAGQTVPLRVLPAGQVVPPGLLSPNQTVSSGVLPVNQGINSGVLQLSQPVMSGVLPVGQPVRPGVLQLNQPVSTNILPAGQPVRPGASQNTTFLTSGSILRQLIPTGKQVNGIPTYTLAPVSVTLPVPPGGVATVPPPQVPIQLLQSGTAAQMASSMASMPSPPVVVNATQNMFVQASPSVAEASQALKQAKQWKTCPVCNELFPSNVYQVHMEVAHKHSESKSAEKLEPEKLAACAPFLKWMREKTVRCLSCKCLVSEEELIHHLLMHGLGCLFCPCTFHDIKGLSEHSRTVHRGKKKLPVDYSNKGFQLDIDANGNLLFPHLDFITILPKEELGEREVYLAILAGIHSKSLVPVYIKVRPQTEGASGSPSKQALTCPFCFGTFVTTEAYELHLKERHHITPTVHTILKSPAFKCIHCCGVYTGNMTLAAIAIHLLRCRSAPKDSSSDLQIQPSFIENSELLLVNGEVIHDSSFSVKRKLPDGHFGTEDQRDVEERPLVINTDAAPAPEKVTSAVPFKRQRNEIRTEGPLISEDALQILALNPKKYEDRSYEEKKQFLRDYFHKRPYPSKKEIELLSSLLWVWKIDVASFFGKRRYICMKAIKNHKPSVLLGFDMSELKNVKHRLNFEFEPQNL